The genomic window ACCTTACTGCTGTGtgagttatttttctctcttcaacaGACCTTGTCCCCACAATGTTTCTGCCCAGTTAGGTTTCACTGTCCATTTCACCATTCCACTgccaaaagaagaaacaaacaattaatataaataaaaaacattcaaaattctAAAGCAATAAGCCAACCAAATGAAAGTGGCGACTTGTCTTGAGACTTCGTATGGGACAAGGCTGCCTATAACCATCATGTTAAACTTAACTCAGCTTCTCCATCTAGCTGTCACAAAGAGCAGGGCTCATACACAGGAGATTGTACCAGCCTGCACCTTTCTTCAAGTCCTCCTTACTTCCCCATATTTGTACTTTAGTTGATAATAACCAACTAAAGCTGTAGCTTTTCCAACCACTATTTCTGCCCTCATATCTTggaaaacattcctcacagatTTTTATGTTCCAGGAAGGTATGTTGGAAGAAACACTACAGTTATCCTCAAACATACACTGCAAATGGTAAATGTTAATACAGTTCACTACCAAATACCAAGCATGAATAGTAAGAGGTATCAATGTAATAAATGTAATGAATGTAATGCTCACAGGCATTATATCTACATTTCTATCACCATCTAAAATGCTGGCTTTCCAGAAGCttaatttcttttgtatgtAGCCCCCATGGACTGTTCTGTACCACAAGAAACGTGATAGATCCTTAAGCAATGAGGACTGAGCGTTTTTACAAGGTTTGCTAAAGATGATGTTACAAATACTTAAGTACCTGGTTATTGTCTCCATCCTTAAGCTGGAAAAATGAGCCAGCACGGATCTGTGCTTGGTCACAGAGTCACAATGATCATCTTCAGTCTGCTATGAAGAATCTCCTTCTGTCTACGCATTCAATATAATTTTCAGGAATAACACATTAAAATTGTCAGCAAAACACAAGTTCAATTTCTAAGACTTTTTGAATGCtactgcctcctcctcctcctctgaatGCTggacatacaaaaataaagtattataAACAAACCAGATTAATAAATTCACAATGTCTGTTTGTTAGTACAAACCTAAGACTTCACTGGCTAAAAGTCCGTTGCAAATCCTTGAGGAAGAGTTCATTTAACATTGCACTCTTTTCttaaagtttttaattattgatGTCATAATTCAAGTAttctaaaatgaagaaaattaagacaGAATTTTTAGCATTTTGCCGACTGTTCTTATTACACAGTTAAGGCAGTACCTACCTGTCTTTTCCCAAAATATGAGAAATCTAATGCGCTCTtcacttaaaagaaagaatttcaaagGCATGTCAATATCACATttgataattattttagaaataaacttAAGTACATTACACCTGTAAATTTAAAGGGTCAGTTAAAACCCCAATATTCCCCCGTCAGTAGTCCGATAAACATACCTCAAGTAAGCCCTTAATTTGAGAtgttattgcattttaaattaggGAATAATAATGTACTGAAATGTTAAGCAAATTTCCACAGAATGAGACTTTCCTAAATCACCATAAATGAAAAGTATACTCCAAAAAATTTGGAGTGCAAGAGATGCGTTTTATTGTATGCCCGTTACGATGAGTAacacatttagaaataataatcCCACATAACAGTGACAATCTTATTTTACAGCGTGTACATCATTTTTTACAGCCAcataaaacacatatttttctaaGAGATTTCCCAAATTTAACTTTCTGAAgtttagaaatataaaaaaaattttttCTCAAGGAACTGATTCTCATCTggtgcaaaaacaaaatatgaacatTATCTGAAACACAAAGCCACAATATAGCATGAAGTTACAATTTATCATGTAAACAGCTGTGTGCAAACATGAAGCaactaaaaagaataaaaaatacacattataTGCGTAACATTTATGAACAGGTTTTTCATTAAATAGCCCTAGACCAGCTTGTTATATTAAGCGCCATTTGATTTGCAGCATGCTAACACAAAGCATTGTTTAAAGGgatgcatattttaaatgtatacacTGTAAACTGAAGATCCACCTCCAAACTCTAGTGGCAGCATATTTCTCTGGTTAAATACTGCATATATACTTTCTTACAGATTGAAAATGCATGTTTATAGCACGGTatagacttttctttttaagaattgATTAAAAGGTGCAATTTTATGTTTATACTGAAAATTTCCTATCAGGAGGTAGGACAGTAATAGTCATACCTGTAAAGAACACTGCCCTACAGAACTTCTAAGTactctgaattttaattaaaaaaaaaagtaaactataattttttcaactttctttttaatatttttttgagaTCTGAAGGTATTGAGAAAAAATTAGTGTTGAGTCACAACACTATCAGCTGCATCCAttttatccttaaaaaaaagtcagactcAAAGTTAATTTTGTTATGTGCCATACTGAACAACATTCAACTGTAGATTCagataaaaaagggaaattatatacatacacatctTTAACCCTAGCACCAGAACACCACCTTTGAGATCATAACATAATGCTATATTTTAAACATCATATCCTGCAATAAAATAGGTTAGCAGCtttgaaaaccttttaaaaaattacgTGTTGGACCTAActaataaaggaaacaaaaaagtttcCCAATGAaatgtgtcctttttttttttttaggaaaaaaaaaaaaaaaaaaaaaaagagggacaACCCCTAAATCTCACCATTTCTAGAATATAATTTCCAGGCACAATTTAAAAACGTTATGATCAAGTGACTGACTAATACTCTTCTTTCAAAACTGCACAAGAAGCTAGACTCAGTTGCCTTAGCAAACAATTTGTAAATAACCCCACCATATATCTGAACTGTTTTCATATTGGAGACAAATGCTCTTACTGACAAAATGGATAACACAATCATCTTTTTGTCTTCTATAGCTTAACAATGTGTAATACCATTAATTTGAAGACATTCATCCATCTTTCTGCAAATTTAAGACATTCATCCATCTTTCTGCATTCTATAGTGCTCTTCAGGTTCTGATAAGCAACAATCATAGGGCTATGAGATCCCCTGTCAACCCTAATACTTTTAAGACTTTTAATACAAAGAATGTAAAGTTATGATTTAATATCAAGCTTTGAAACCAGGAGAAACAgttcatgagattttttttcctcaattagCATATCACAGTTTCTAAATTGCTTCCTTCTTGACATCATATATTACATTATGGCCTCTTTGTGGTGCCTCATtatatgctgatttttttctgatggtcTACGGAACCCCTTTTTGCAATACTCACACCTATGTGGATAGTCTTTTGTGTGTATTGATATTACATGCCGCTTAAAGCCTGATGCATCCGTAGTGCTATATTCACAATACTGGCACTGATAAACTTTTCTTCCACTGTGGGTCTTCATGTGCTTCTTAAGTTCAGTTTGCAGCCTAAATCCTCTTTTACatcttttgcatttaaaaggCAGGTCCTTGGTGTGAACTGAGAGGATATGCCCACTCAGTACAAAAGGATCTGATGTTTTAAAGTCACAGTGTCTACACTGATGTATCTTTTTACCTTTATGGGTTTCACTATGCTTTTTGAGCTCGGATGGACGATGGAAGCCTTTTTCACATACCTCACATTTGTGGGGAAAATCCTTTGTATGAACTGAAATAATGTGTCGCTTCAGGTCACTTGAATTGGTGCTCTTATGGTCACAATGTGGACACTGATGAGTCTTATGCCCTTGAAATAattctgtgtgctgctgcagttctttttcatctgtgaaagcCTGGGGACAGTGCTCACATTTAAATGGCAAATCAGTCCCATGTTTGGTTTTGATGTGAGTTTTCAGATTGGACTGATCAGCACATCTGAAGACACAGTGCTGACACTGGTATGGCTTTTCCCCAGTGTGGGTCCTCATGTGCTTTTTCAGCTCTGACGGATGACGGAATCCTTTCCCACACTCCACACAAACATGAGGGAAGTTCTTACTGTGAACTGCAAGTAGATGTCTATTGAGTAGTCCCTGCTCTGCAGATTCATAGTCACAATATTTGCACTTGTGCAGTTTAGGCTCCTTGTCCCTCAGTATTAGCTTATTAGAACTCAATGGGCTTGCTTCTCTGTATCTTCTCGTATATTCTGTAAACTCATGGGTTTTATCAACTTTATTTATAAGTTTATGGCTTTCCAGATGATTGTGGAAACTTACTTTTTTGTTGGTTGTAAAGTCACAGTCTGTACACTGGTATTTCTTCTTAATCATATGATCTGGATGATTCTTCATATGCCTTTTCAAGAATCCTCTGGATTTAAATTTTTTCCCACATATATGACAAGGGTAAACTGTTAAGGGCTGTCCATCAGGACCTATTATAacagctgtttttaaacaaacaaaaacaagttatgaaggaaataaattcacGGATTAAGAAGTTTAAAATCAGCCAACTGCTGTTCAGATTCATGCACTTACACTTGCAGCAGACAGAGTTCAGtagtttaaaaacaaccaaTCCACAGCACCTACagtttatgtattttgttttagaaactgCTCAAATAGGTAAGTGGTATCAGATGTACAGTGAGGATATCcacaattactttttaatagcTTGCAAAGTTCAAATGAATTACATCAGCCCAAAGCGTACTGACTTCAGTAGCAGAAATTAACACATTTTCTATGCACAGAATTGGAGGGGGGAAGGACACAGGAAATCTGCAAATcaccttttatattttttaattctgcaccggtttggggaacaaaaaaaaaaaaggaatagtaATGGAGTAAATACCACTCCATGAGAATACACATAACCATACAGTGTTTACCTGTTTGCCATTGCCtggcctctcctctcctccttttcttgtttttttgttttagcacTCTATTAGTGCTAATGCTATCACAAATCTGCAGGTATTGTGTTGCATTAccgtttttgttttctaatcgTGTATCCAAGTTATTCcctagaaacaaaaattaaacaccaTAAAAAACCttaaacaacttttttctttggGACTGATGACTGGAATTGCACAGCAACAGATCTACTACTTATTAAAATAAGCATCACCCATTCCTCTACAACGAACATATACAAAAAACAGAGTGCCAATGTAAAGCACTACCTTTGTTGTTGGCAAAAGAACGCATTTCTTTAAACATTGATTAATTCTCAACTATATTCATTGATACCTCATATTTCTCAAGACATTAATTCTTACAAGTTATGCTGGTTGTTTCCTTTTATCTAACTTGAACTTCTCACCAACTGCATTCTCTGTTCTGACTACAGAACTGTATATAAAACCCAAGTTGCAGATCCTCCCAGCTTCCCCACCCACCCTGAAGGCCAACAACAcatctaaaattattttcatttctaaatactAGAGAAGGACTACTCCTTCAACATATACTTCACAGACAATTTTTGCACTCACTGATCAGGAGTCTATCACGCAAGCatagagatttttaaaagcctaaGTTTTAGAGTTCTACACAGCACATTTGCATGTTCTTACCTGCCGCTTGACCATCTTCATATCTTCTGGGTAGTCTTCTTTCATCTCCTGCAGAAAACGGTATTTTagtcattaaaattaaagttctttttaaagatgACGGCTTTGAAAATCTGAGAATGAGAGAAAACCAACTTAACTAAAAAGTAATAGCTCAATCTGTCCAAACTGAGATATGCAGTTCACATCAGTTCAGTATTCCATAATTATGTGcaccaagaaataaaaatcacatctttCTCAGTAGTCAATATCCACTGAAGCTGTGTTTGCATGCTTACCACGctgtcttttctgcttctctctgttaATAAGCTCGTTTCTGAAAACTTTCACCCTTATAAATAACCTTGGATACCAATCCAGAAATGAGGATACCCAAAGTCCACAATTTGT from Aythya fuligula isolate bAytFul2 chromosome 13, bAytFul2.pri, whole genome shotgun sequence includes these protein-coding regions:
- the ZNF711 gene encoding zinc finger protein 711 isoform X1; this translates as MDPGGGSLGLQAQESKMPHTMIMQDFVAGMAGTAHIDGDHIVVSVPEAVLVSDVVTDDGITLDHGLAAEVVQGPDIITETDVVTEGVIVPDSVLETDVAIEEALDTSDHVLTSDLITETVRVPDQVFVADLVTGPDGHLEHVVQDSVSGANSPTMVSEEVLVTNSDSEAVIQAAGTVPGSTVTIKTEDDDDGKSTSEDYLMISLDDVGEKLDHIGSTPLKISTEVANDEVAKDDGFGSEVIKVYIFKAEAEDDVEIGGTEIVTESDFHNGHSVAGVIEQGGVGRMQREKMVYMAVKDSSQEDEDISCAEIADEVYMEVIVGEEEATSLPDTQLEDSGVNKTFVPVAWAAAYGDERRLPRRYEDGQAAGNNLDTRLENKNGNATQYLQICDSISTNRVLKQKNKKRRRGEARQWQTAVIIGPDGQPLTVYPCHICGKKFKSRGFLKRHMKNHPDHMIKKKYQCTDCDFTTNKKVSFHNHLESHKLINKVDKTHEFTEYTRRYREASPLSSNKLILRDKEPKLHKCKYCDYESAEQGLLNRHLLAVHSKNFPHVCVECGKGFRHPSELKKHMRTHTGEKPYQCQHCVFRCADQSNLKTHIKTKHGTDLPFKCEHCPQAFTDEKELQQHTELFQGHKTHQCPHCDHKSTNSSDLKRHIISVHTKDFPHKCEVCEKGFHRPSELKKHSETHKGKKIHQCRHCDFKTSDPFVLSGHILSVHTKDLPFKCKRCKRGFRLQTELKKHMKTHSGRKVYQCQYCEYSTTDASGFKRHVISIHTKDYPHRCEYCKKGFRRPSEKNQHIMRHHKEAIM
- the ZNF711 gene encoding zinc finger protein 711 isoform X2 produces the protein MDPGGGSLGLQAQESKMPHTMIMQDFVAGMAGTAHIDGDHIVVSVPEAVLVSDVVTDDGITLDHGLAAEVVQGPDIITETDVVTEGVIVPDSVLETDVAIEEALDTSDHVLTSDLITETVRVPDQVFVADLVTGPDGHLEHVVQDSVSGANSPTMVSEEVLVTNSDSEAVIQAAGTVPGSTVTIKTEDDDDGKSTSEDYLMISLDDVGEKLDHIGSTPLKISTEVANDEVAKDDGFGSEVIKVYIFKAEAEDDVEIGGTEIVTESDFHNGHSVAGVIEQGGVGRMQREKMVYMAVKDSSQEDEDISCAEIADEVYMEVIVGEEEATSLPDTQLEDSGVNKTFVPVAWAAAYGDERRLPRRYEDGQAAGNNLDTRLENKNAVIIGPDGQPLTVYPCHICGKKFKSRGFLKRHMKNHPDHMIKKKYQCTDCDFTTNKKVSFHNHLESHKLINKVDKTHEFTEYTRRYREASPLSSNKLILRDKEPKLHKCKYCDYESAEQGLLNRHLLAVHSKNFPHVCVECGKGFRHPSELKKHMRTHTGEKPYQCQHCVFRCADQSNLKTHIKTKHGTDLPFKCEHCPQAFTDEKELQQHTELFQGHKTHQCPHCDHKSTNSSDLKRHIISVHTKDFPHKCEVCEKGFHRPSELKKHSETHKGKKIHQCRHCDFKTSDPFVLSGHILSVHTKDLPFKCKRCKRGFRLQTELKKHMKTHSGRKVYQCQYCEYSTTDASGFKRHVISIHTKDYPHRCEYCKKGFRRPSEKNQHIMRHHKEAIM
- the ZNF711 gene encoding zinc finger protein 711 isoform X3 codes for the protein MDDVGEKLDHIGSTPLKISTEVANDEVAKDDGFGSEVIKVYIFKAEAEDDVEIGGTEIVTESDFHNGHSVAGVIEQGGVGRMQREKMVYMAVKDSSQEDEDISCAEIADEVYMEVIVGEEEATSLPDTQLEDSGVNKTFVPVAWAAAYGDERRLPRRYEDGQAAGNNLDTRLENKNGNATQYLQICDSISTNRVLKQKNKKRRRGEARQWQTAVIIGPDGQPLTVYPCHICGKKFKSRGFLKRHMKNHPDHMIKKKYQCTDCDFTTNKKVSFHNHLESHKLINKVDKTHEFTEYTRRYREASPLSSNKLILRDKEPKLHKCKYCDYESAEQGLLNRHLLAVHSKNFPHVCVECGKGFRHPSELKKHMRTHTGEKPYQCQHCVFRCADQSNLKTHIKTKHGTDLPFKCEHCPQAFTDEKELQQHTELFQGHKTHQCPHCDHKSTNSSDLKRHIISVHTKDFPHKCEVCEKGFHRPSELKKHSETHKGKKIHQCRHCDFKTSDPFVLSGHILSVHTKDLPFKCKRCKRGFRLQTELKKHMKTHSGRKVYQCQYCEYSTTDASGFKRHVISIHTKDYPHRCEYCKKGFRRPSEKNQHIMRHHKEAIM